The genomic window ATATACCTATGTGCGGGATTCCTTATCATGCTGCTGAGGGATATATTGGAAGGTTACTAAAATATGGAAAGAAGATAGCTATTTGTGAACAAGTTAGTATGCCAACCGATGGAAAAGGAATAGCCAAACGTGAAATAGTTGAAGTAATAACTCCAGGTACTATAACTAATGAAAATTATTTAAATCAAAAAGAGAACAACTATATTGTTGTAATAGGCTATTTTTCTACTAGTCTTTCCTTAGCATTTGCTGATTTATCCACTGGGGAATTCCAGAGCACTAGTTTTAGAATTGAAGACGGTTTAGAGGTTTTAAGAAAAGAATTGCAGAGAATAAATCCTTCTGAAGTTATTGTTCAAGATAACATCAATGAGATTTTCCCTGGCATCAATGCTCTATTGTCCTCTAGACCTAATTTGGTAATCAATAGATATCCTGATTGGCAGTTTGACAAAGAAAGCTGCTATAAAACACTAATAGAACATTTTTCAATAATTAATTTAAAAGCATTCAATTTAAATGAATCCAGTCCAGAAGTTATCTCAGCTGGTGTGTTGATAAGTTATTTGGAAGATACTTCAAAATCTCATCTCCGTCATATTAGGACATTGAAAACTTATTCACATCATCAATTTCTTGTAATGGATGATTCAACACAAAGAAATCTGGAATTAATAAGAAATCTGACTACAGGTGATCAAGCTTTTACTTTATTAAAGGTTCTAGATCAAACAAAAACTGCTATGGGTGGACGTCTTTTAAAAAAATGGATATTGAGTCCCTTGATTGATCAATCAGAGATAGAAAAGCGACATGATAATGTTCAGTATTTTTATCAACACCAGCTTCTTTTGTCTAAAATTCGTGATCAACTAAGCAAGATTCAAGACATTGAAAGATTAACTACACGTGTTGCCATGGACAAGGCTCATGGCAAGGACCTTTTAGCCTTGTCCAATAGCCTTATTAATATTAGATCCTGTGAACCAACTTTAGAAGAATATAATAAATATATAAACTTTTGGACAAATGATGAGGCAAATGTTAAGAAAATAGATTCTCTTGGGGCTTTACTTAGTAATAGTATTCATCCTGAACCTAGCATTCTGACAACAGAAGGGCGGCTCATAAAGGAAGGTTATAGTTCCGAAGTAGATGAATTAAGACAATTGCAAAATAATGCAAAAGTTGTTCTAAATAATTATCTCAGTGAACAAAAATTAGAATCAGGTATTACTGGTCTAAAATTAAAATACAACAAAATTCTTGGTTACTTTTTTGAGGTGACTAATTCGAATTTACAAGCAGTTCCTGAACATTTTGAACGTCGTCAACAATTAGTAAATGCAGAACGATATGTAACTTCTAGATTAAAGGAACTGGAGAATAATATACACAACGCTGGAGAGCGTTTAATTGAATTAGAAAAAAAACTTTTTTATGAAATACGTGAAAAATGCAAAGACTGTATTGATATTCTACAGCAAATATCTCAAAGCATAGGAGAGGTAGATTATTTTCAATCAATGGCGTATATAGCGACAAGAAGAGGTTATATACGTCCTGAAATCACTAATTCTAGAACTTTGAATATTGATGGAGGCCGTCATCCTGTTGTTGAAGAGGCATTGCCTTCTAATGAATTCATACCAAATGGTATAAGTCTTGATCCAGATAAAAAAAGTTTTGCCATGATAACAGGTCCCAATATGGCAGGAAAGTCTACCTTTCTTAGACAAATCGCTCTAATCAGTATCATGGCTCAAATAGGATCCTTTGTTCCAGCGTCTAAAGCTCAGATAGGAATAATTGATAAAATATTTTGTAGAGTTGGAGCAAGTGATAATTTAGCAAAGGGAGAGAGTACCTTTTTAGTAGAAATGAGTGAAACAGCTCATATTTTACGAAATAGTACTAACCACAGTCTTATTATAATGGATGAGGTAGGTAGAGGTACAAGTACAAATGATGGATTATCTATAGCTTGGGCTATTTGTGAATATATCATTGATAAGATAGATGCCAAGTCTTTATTTGCTACTCATTATCATGAATTAACTCTATTAAAGAGTAAAAAGATCCAAAATCTGAGTATGGATGTAAAAGAAACGGGTGAAGACATTGTTTTTCTTAAAAAAATAAAAAAAGGTCCTGCCGGAAATTCCTATGGTATTCATGTTGCAAAGCTTGCAGGTATTCCTCTTGAAGTTGTTTATCGAGCAACCCAAATACTTAATGAAATTGGTGATACTGATTCGAAAATAAACATTCCTGATAAAAATAAT from Spirochaeta cellobiosiphila DSM 17781 includes these protein-coding regions:
- the mutS gene encoding DNA mismatch repair protein MutS is translated as MSETTPMMKQYQDIKKKNKDSILFFRLGDFYEMFRDDAVEVSSLLNLTLTKRHNIPMCGIPYHAAEGYIGRLLKYGKKIAICEQVSMPTDGKGIAKREIVEVITPGTITNENYLNQKENNYIVVIGYFSTSLSLAFADLSTGEFQSTSFRIEDGLEVLRKELQRINPSEVIVQDNINEIFPGINALLSSRPNLVINRYPDWQFDKESCYKTLIEHFSIINLKAFNLNESSPEVISAGVLISYLEDTSKSHLRHIRTLKTYSHHQFLVMDDSTQRNLELIRNLTTGDQAFTLLKVLDQTKTAMGGRLLKKWILSPLIDQSEIEKRHDNVQYFYQHQLLLSKIRDQLSKIQDIERLTTRVAMDKAHGKDLLALSNSLINIRSCEPTLEEYNKYINFWTNDEANVKKIDSLGALLSNSIHPEPSILTTEGRLIKEGYSSEVDELRQLQNNAKVVLNNYLSEQKLESGITGLKLKYNKILGYFFEVTNSNLQAVPEHFERRQQLVNAERYVTSRLKELENNIHNAGERLIELEKKLFYEIREKCKDCIDILQQISQSIGEVDYFQSMAYIATRRGYIRPEITNSRTLNIDGGRHPVVEEALPSNEFIPNGISLDPDKKSFAMITGPNMAGKSTFLRQIALISIMAQIGSFVPASKAQIGIIDKIFCRVGASDNLAKGESTFLVEMSETAHILRNSTNHSLIIMDEVGRGTSTNDGLSIAWAICEYIIDKIDAKSLFATHYHELTLLKSKKIQNLSMDVKETGEDIVFLKKIKKGPAGNSYGIHVAKLAGIPLEVVYRATQILNEIGDTDSKINIPDKNNSGIQSGLFSPEELISKELAGMNLNNMTPIQALNLLHRWKNEHNL